One Carya illinoinensis cultivar Pawnee chromosome 5, C.illinoinensisPawnee_v1, whole genome shotgun sequence genomic window, GTCGTCGAGCCCGAGTCCTAGCCCCGCCACTCCCTCCCTCCTTCTATCCAGTCGAGCCCTAGCCTCTACCCCTGCGTCCCTTCCATATCTCTCTGTCCAATTTCGCGGCCAAGAAAACTCATGAGGAACGCAGGTTGACCCTCTCCACCCCCCTCTCTCCTTCGCTGCTCTTAGCCCACATTACTCCTCACCAGCATGTCTTTCCATTTGCTCCCGGTATAAAgagtttctctctttttctaatgttttttaccttttttttatttttattttttgtgttatgATTTTGAGAATATCTTCAAGCACAGCATGGGTGGGTTTGATTATGGCATCCAATTGTAATATGCCCTTTTAAGCTAATATGATTTTGTTGTTGAGAGTGGGTTTGATTATGGGTTTGATGCCATTGGATTGTTTGTGGATTGATTTTGGCGTGTACAACTTTTGGGTTGATTTTGGCATGTACAACTTTTGATGCCATTGGATTCTTTGTATTAGGATCTTGCTTTGCCTTTGTTTAAGTTCAATGGTGGACTTTGGAATCCTATTTTGTACAGCATCATTGTTTTGTGACCATTGATATAGTTGCTATGAGTATTGAGTAAGTTATATGGTCTTGATCAGCATGCGTTGCTATATAAATATGGTCTTGAGATCGAGTTGCctgcaaaaagaaaatatggtcttgaatattaattttgttgatGGCCGTGCACTAATTTGCTTGCTGCTGAATGCAATTGAcgttatttgttattgttgtagTTGAGCTTAATGGTATAGTTTTAATACAtataaaatggtctaaaataaTTAGTTTTGAGCATAAATATAGTGTCTCATTCCGGGCAAAGTATACCATTAAGAAATAGAAAGTAATGAAGTATTGTGGGAAGATTTCGTCAATGATCTTAGCACACTCGTCTCTCAACATTCATGAACTAAATATTTGgtattttattttgtcatggcaggAGTGTCTTTCACACAACCAGTTTCCCCCTTGTGTGTTTCCTAAAATAGTTAGGCATGATCAACCCAGAAGCTCTAGAAGTAGAGAtattattgaaacaaaaattattccCTGAGGTCAGCTTGATgggtatatttttataaattttcaggGTGAAGAGCCAACTGAAAAGGCTTGCTCGACCAATGTACTCCAATCCTCCTATTCATGAGGCCATGATTGTTGCCAATGTTGTTGGGGACCCAACTCTCTTCAATGAATGGAAAACAGAAATGGAAATCATGGCTGGAAGGATAAAGAACGTGCGACAGAAACTATATGGTGTCTCATTCCGAGCAAAGTTGTTAGACTCTAAGAACTGAAGAAAAAGCTACTTTGGAGAGATAATTGTGCTATTGTGctattggatttgatttttatgtttCTGAACAACTACAATGTATGTCGGTCATTGCTGCGACTCATGTAACCCGTtgtaatttgtttaaatattttttttagttgaatGTAATAGATATGTGGTGAATGTAATATAAATTTAGGACATGTTTGTGAAGTATTGAATATGTGTTGAATGTCATGGAAATTTTGGACATGTGCTAAACAACTTTTTGGACATACTTTTTGTACATTTCCATAACATTCTAGATAGCAAATAGCAAATAGCCAAATATTTGGACAGCAAATACAATTCCATaacatgaaaatcaaatcaaatacaTTTCCATAACACCAACATGCTCTAGAATCTAAAAATACAACTCCATAACATCTTACATTAAATCAGTTCCAATACATTTCCACTAACACCAACATGTTCTAGAATCTGAAAATAAAACTCCATAACATGCCAATCACCGTATTCCTTCAACTTCATATTCTCTCCAAGACAACAACACAGTTCTTTACTCTTGTTAACtataacatgaaaaaaaaaaattacatctaggaataatgttttaaaaaacagCACCATCACATTCACTCCATCTCTCACATTCACACAGTCTCCCACATCCACATTCATATGATATTATTGTACTCCAATTTCAGCATCACTACTAACATCTTCAACTTCGGGACAATTTTAACTCATCATTATCTCAACTTCATCACTCTCCGAACTCGACAGAAAAtcctacaaaaaaatataaaaggataacaattcttgtaaaaaaaaattctatatatataaaaaaaatatcacatcATTTGTAATCTATAGgtaaaaaaagataaacataCCAATTCttgtaaaaagaaatttctataatctgtatattaaaaaagatcATCTTAAAGTTTCATGTAGATTCAATGCGATTTATTGTTAACTAAGTTCTACATTTATGCCAATAGAAACATGACCAGTTGAGTTTTTACTCTTTAACATGCGAGTCTAAGGGtctatttttgaaattttgaaagccAAACTAACTTTTTGACAAGatgaaaagtttcaaaaatcatGTTTTTCAAATGCACCAATATGCCAAATTAGGACATGTTTTAGATGGCCAACTCATTCTTCATTTTCAACAATGATTCACAACCATAAAATAAAACCCATGAAAAATAGTATTTATTTTTACCTTAACAGTGATTCACaaccataaaataaaatccatcaAAATGTAAAGATATAGCAGTACCTTCCCCTAAAACATATAGAACAACtttgaattaaaatgagaaCTAGAAAATGGCTTATCAAgtgttaaatttaaaaatctagcAGCACCTTCCCCATCTCacaaattttctattttgcaAACTCCATATCATGAAAAAAATGTCTTTGCCAAGACATCATCATACCATACgaaataaaactcaaaacttaaaattactaaaaacaataatttaatagaTCTCCTACTAAAAACAAGAGGTTCACAATctgaaaacaatattttattggaAAGTAAGCCAACCATGTGCGACAGACTGAGGGGTTGAAGTGTGCGACAGGCTGAAGGGGTGGAAGTGAAGGCTGCGATAGGATGAAGTGAAGACTGCGATGACCTGAAGAGGCAGAAGTGAAGGCTGCGATAGGCTGAAGTGAAGGCTACACGGGCTGAGTGAAGGCTACGACGGGATTAAGAGAACGACATAGTGTGGTATATGATTTTTCCTCTATTTTACCAATTTGATTTTGCTATCTCCTGTACTGTGATTCATGAAAATTAGATGGGATCTTTGACTTGTCGGGCTCCTATTTGTTGCCGCTGAAGTGGTGAAAACAGCATGATCACCTAGAAGAGGAATTGGGTCCAAAATACTTGACTCACTGAATACTAGATTGTGGATCaaaaaacataatattaaaGGGTGATTCCTTGCAGGTGGTGAAAGGATTACAGCAATCAGAGGGCAGACTCAAAGTCACCACTGGCCACCTTTGATCAATGAACTAAAATAACCATACTAGACGCACTAAATATTGGACTAGAGAACCATTGACTCATTCAAAAGAGCTCAATATCTTCTCCAAAACAACTCTTCGGCTATTGGAGTGGGACTAAGGTTATTAAGGACACTGCTACATCCACAGAGAAACGCCACCGAAGGTGACCACCGAAAaggcaaaataaaattttaatttttttattttttatatgtatttttttaatatatttaaatattttttaaaaataaaaaaaatcataatattatttaaaaatatttttttaatcactaaataaaaaaatatatattaaaaaaattaaaaagtataatcgGTAGCCACATTCGATGGCCACCTTATGTGGAAAAAGTATTATCCGGTTATTAAACTGGACTTGGACTAAAGACGGCAAGCCCAAAGCTGATGGGTCCGTAACAAGTAgacacttttctttttttttttttctttttcttttaaaaaaaagggagTACAGTAGGTGGTCTGACTTTCTTTATCCATAAAGTCCAGAGTCCGAGAATACTCGAAAAATATCTCAGGCCGACGAATCTCTATTTCCACGTCTGCCAAATAGAAGTTCCGGAACCTTCCCGATAATCATCACCTTCAGATTTTTTTCGCCGAGTAACCATCACCTTCAGCTATTCATGAAGAAAAATCATGACCGACTGCCTTTGCCTTATTGCCTATAAAGCGACCCGCTTTCACTTTCGTCAAGAATCATTGTTTTTACGAGTTCTAAGGCTCCCGAGTCCGCTGGCACTTCACAGGCTTCCCTTTGAAATTGAGTACTCATACAAGACAGTGTTCAACTTCTGGGTATTGGGTTTTTTCGAGGTTCTGAGATTGGTGGGGTTGTGACGGAGATGCAGATGGAGCCTGACAGAGAGTCGCTATCTTATTACGGCGTTCTTGGTGTTGGCATGAACTCGTCTGCTGAAGAATTAAGGCGTGCTTATCGCAAGCTTGCTATGGTAAGTCTGGCCTAAACACAGGAAAAAGATACATTAAATATCCAAAAGTTGTTGTTCTAAGTGCGTGTGGAGTTAATATATgcgtttgtttttttggttgttgttttttttttttttttaacttcttggTGCAGCAATGGCATCCAGATAGATGGACTAAAACCCCTTCTCTGTTGGGTCAAGCTAAACGAAAATTCCAGCAAATCCAAGAAGCCTattcaggttttttttttttttttagaactttCTGGAGAGAAATTAGTTATCTTGATTACCTTTCTTTTTTGGGCCTACGGAAGCGTGCGTACGAGTTTTATTAACCTCTTCTGTTGTTGGAGCAGTGCTGTCAGACCAGAGGAAGAGGACGCTGTATGATGCAGGGTTATATGACCCCGATGATGAACAAGATGAGGTGGGTATTTCGAAGGAGTGTCTTTCTATGATTCCCCTGACGCATTTTGAAATCATAAAGGTACTGATAATCTGGCAATTGAACTCTGTTTTAGGGCTTTTCTGATTTTCTCCAAGAAATGGTCTCTCTCATGAAGCAGACCAGGAGAGAGGTATGGATCTTGTTTTTGTTCAGATTGCTTTTCCTAATAGATGAACTATGTTGAGTTTCCGCAGCTctaatgttttgattttaattaagCTTTCGACGTACACTGGCGTGGAAAAGTGGTATTGCGGTTGGTTTGGTTTGACAGTTAGGCCTATTTATATCTTAAAATAACACAGCTGAACTCTGAATAATGCTCTTGAAATAGTACGTTGAATTCATAAATTTGGAAACTTATTATGCAAGTTGTTAAGTTTTGTCCATAATTTCTAATTATGTGATTAATTTCattcaaacttaattttttcttatgaaagaaaaggaaactgcTTTTCTGTTGCTTAGATATTTGCTTCTAGGATATGAGTGTTCTGTAGTTTTCTGATAATGATTAAGATGGAAAACAGAGTGACCTGTTCTGGAATTGTACTGGGATTCTGAGAGCCATGTTTTCTTCGTTTTCAAGGGAAGAATTGTCCTGTGGCTGCTTTAGTCCAAATTGTGTGGGGGAAATGGGGTGATTTACGAGGCCCATAAGTGGAAGAATGGTGATCAGAAGGTGCTAGTTTTGTTTTCTCAAGTTTTATCCAGTCAATTTTAGTAAGTGGGAGTGTCCATTGATCAGAAGCATACCCATAACTTGAATGAACCACAAAGATTCTCATGGTTTGCTTCCCTAAAATCTTGAAGTCTTTGATAATCTCTAGGTGGTGAAAGTTTTTGTGATACAGCAGGTTTCCATTTACCTAGCGTCCTTAGAGGCTTATTTGTGAAGTCTATGTTGATAATTATttcatgggttgtatacacagAAAAAGAATTATAGCTTGGAGGAGCTACAGAGGATGCTTGTGGAAATGGCTCAAGGATTCGAATCTCCTACATGGTTTTGCGGACCCTCAATTGTTGGAAACTCCGGATGCTCAAAGAGAACACGTTGGGAAACAGATCAAATGCCGCGTAGAAGCTCACATTTGCATACATCAAGCTTGGGGATGTTTGGAAGTAGCGGCTGTTGCAATTAAGGAGGAAGCTTTCACCGTTCTTCCAGACAAGAGATGATGAGGATTTGACATTGAAGCAGATGATTAATCTGGATTCAGTCATGAACTCGAGGTGACACTactaattcaaatattttttttcctgctcACCTTGTGATTTCGAATGAGTGAATACCCTAGCCAGAGGGTTGAATGAGTGTAGGCTTTAGACtggagtagagagagagagagagagagagagagagagagagagagaatgtcaGCAATGTTTTGTACACAGAGATTAGAGCTGCCTGTGAGGCATGTTGTGTTGATAAATCTTTTTATGGGATGTCTTCATACAGATGATTGGAGTTCTCTCTTCTATTTACTGTGCTTTTTTCTGATTTCTGAAACATTTTGGTGTGCGTTGTTGGAATATGATTATCTTAGGTGGGCTTTTACTCTTGGGCTCTCGGGCCTCGGCTGATAGACAATGCAAGTGGCTGTTGACTACGGACGCCCTCTTCATGGGGGTTACAACTAgatattttgaagtttttgacccaTCAGACTGATGGTGTAAATAAAACCCAAACAAGGGCATTTCTATTCGCTTAAGAGAGTATTATAGAGACAAAGGGAAATCCGAAGATTAGGATGGAAATATCTATGACTATGGGGTCAAAAGATAAATATCCAAGGCTGATTGGTAAAGTTACAATGCcttatttaaataaacaatatcaCTTGGCAGCGGATTGATTCCATCAAATATGACCTTAGGCTCGAGTATAgagttaataatttttatttttattttttattttttttattggttgaGAAATAGACTTCATTCTCGAATAAAAGTGAGGTTACAgttatgatataatataattacaaattaattacTCACAATTGAGGTTCTCTcaatacataaattttataaagttaATAATTTTTTGCAGTATTTTGTGAGAGTTTATATGCAGTTTTATTAGAAGACTGTTTATGCAAagcttatataattatatttaaaaaaatttaaaaattacaacaatatttttttaaaatgattttcttttttcatttatcaattaaattacATATGCAGTCCTTTACTTAGGAttgtaaaaagaatttttaattttataatgagaaaattaaatattttaaaagataagaaaGAGGCATTATGTGTgaattttgttattaaaaatattattaaagagGGAAAGATATGGGAGTTTCGTGCTCTGCTAGGATTTTCGTCTCTTTGCTTCCATGGCTGCCATCGAGCCTACCCTGCAGGTAGTTTGTTGACCTTGTTTCCGCCATGCCTCAGCCGTTACCAGAGATGGAAGTTGCGTTCAAGCATATCCTAAAACGATTGATGATAAATTTTGCTTTATAATTTCAGCGTAGGAGATTGAAAAAACTATCTTTGCCATTTCGCTATTCCTTGGTTCTAAAGTTCCTGAGACAGAAGCCATCCCTTGATGCTATTAGAGCCTTTATTCGTCTAAGATGGGGGTTGTCTTCTACACTAGTGGTTTTGGCCATGTTGAGAACAAGGAACGTATTCATCCGACTATCTAATGAGGGTGATTTCAACAAGGCCTTATCTAGGAAGTCTTGTGAGATTGTTCAGAGTTTCTTATCGGCCTTTCACTTGGATACAGGATTTTAATGAAGATTATGAACTCCCTTGTGTGCCGGTATGTGTTTTCTTGCCAGGATTACCACCTAACGTTTTCCACGATTCGGTTCTTAGGTCATTAACCGTGCTGCTTGGACGGTTTATTCGTCGGGATAACCCTATTCTTTGTGCAACAAGAACTGATGGGGCCCGTGTTTACCTTGAGGTTGATGCTTTCAAAGaccctatttttcatttttggattGGTAAACTAGGTTTGCCGAGGAGTCGACACCAGGAGATGGTGTATGAGACACTGCGGCTTACTATAAAAATTGTAAACAACAAGGGCATAATCTACATACTTGTTGCAGTGGACCTGaggcacaaaaaaaaaaaaaaaaagaaaaaaaaaagaaaaaaaatgaaagggtAAGAGAGGTTTGCAATAGACTCAAAGAGGCAAGAAACAAATGTAGGTTTCTCATCCTATGGAAATAGGTGAAGGCCAAAATTTGGAACAAGGGATACAAAGTGGGTTGAAGGTTGATGGTGGTGTGGTGGAAGTGTCTTTGGTTTCGGGTCCAAGTGATGGCATAGACGGTGTTAAAGTGGTTTCTGATGATTGGTTAAGGTAACTGAGGGTGTTGTTCTCCTTAATGAGAATTTGGATGCAGGTTTCCCTAGTGTGGATGTGGTGCCATCTAATGCGGACAAGCAATCCTGCATGGGCCATGAAAACTTGGGTGGACAGGTTGTGCTTAAGCAGTGTGATTTCAACTCGAGTGCTCTGCAGGAGATTCAACTTGGGATGGTTGGTAGTGTCCAAGTGAGTCAAGATGTGCCTTCGCTACCAGCAGTTGTGCCAAGTCTATTGCACGAAGACGGACGTGTTCCCACAGGAAGTTTCTCTATGTGATGTGCGGCTAAATGAAATTGCTCTACATGAGGATGTGCTGCCGCATGAAGTAGTGCTGAACTTGCAAGATCCCGTGCCACACTCGCTGCATGAAGTGACCTCTCTGCCTGTTGCCCATTCATTAGTGCAAGacaatgttggaaaaatgggcTCAGCTAATATGGTCGTGGATGAGGGTTAGTTGAGGTTGGATGGTCAGGAGGTGCAGGTCTTCCCTATGGGAAGTCTTGGTGACGGTTCTGATCCTAAGGTCTTTGTGGATGATGGTTTTGTGCGTGAGAATGATTCGAATATCAATATGCTGGAAGACACTCACTCGGAACATGAAGTTGAATGAGACAAGTTGCATGCAAACTCTCAAAAAGAGTACAGTACTGATTCAGAAATTCAAAACAATGCATCTCGTATGTTTCAGAAAAGGTATTCCACAAGGGTGGTGATCCGTCCATCTAAACTAAATTTATGATTAGCCCTGTCATTTTTTGGAATTTAAGGGGAGTTGGTACTTCTCAGTTGAGGTTGAGAAAGCTCATTAAAAGGTATAAGCCTAACATTTTAGCTCTAGCAGAGCCTGTCTTGCCAGAGGATAgaattctagatttttttttccaaagtttAGTTGTAGTTTCTTCACTACTAATGAAGAGAATTGAGGTAAATTTTGGTTATTGTAGAATTCAGTTGTTTTAGTGcaaaagctagctagctctaACCAACTGTTGACTATCAAAATTGAGGAGAATAGGCATGGTTTTCTTCTCACAATTGTGTATGCAAAGTGTAGccaaattgaaaggaaaattctatggGAGGATTTGGAGGTTACTAGTAGTGGTCATCTTCCTTGGATTCTTTGTGGtgactttaatattattaaagacGACTTAGAGTAAAGTGGTGGACACCCTCGACAGTTTAATGTCATTGCTGATTTTAACCTGTGTCTTCAAAACTGTGGCTTGCTGGACATGAGATTCCAAGGCCCAAGTATGACTTGGTGCAATGGCCAAGGCGGTTTAGCGAGAAGCTAGGCAAGGTTagattgttgttttttttactCTAACTTCCTTAATTGCTtcccaaatattttttatcaggTATTGGCTCGCACTACATTGCACCATTCCCCCTTAGTGCTTCAAATGGGTGAAGACCAGTTCAAGTATGGCCCTAACTCTTTTCGTTTTCAATTTATGTGAATTGATCATAAAGATTTTCTTAATCTTGTAGAAGGCGTTTGGAAGCAGGAGGGGATAGGTGTTGGTcttaataaattatcatttaaattaaaaagaatgaagTGGACCTTAAGGGAGTGGAATCTTCATGTTTTTGGTAGGACTTATACTATTATCCATGATTTAGAACAACATATTGAGAGACTCGACTCTAGTTTTCAAAATTGTTTTGATACtgatgatgaaaatgatttaatgGTGGCTAAGTTGGAATTATTGACTTGGATGGGTAGGGAAGAGACTTGTTTGTCTCATTTGGCTAAAAAGAATTGGTTGAAGGATGGAGATCAGAACTCTATATTCTTCCATGCTATCTTGAATGCTAAGAAGCATAATATGGTTAGTGGGATGTGTTTGGCTGAGGGTactcttttaaattcttttgcTGACATTCATTTTACTATTGTTGAGTATTTTAAGGATTTCTTGGAGTATAATAATAGTCGTGATTTGCCTACCTCAAATCACCTGATCTCTCCTGTGATCTCTGAAGAAGAGAATTTAATGCTTTGTAGCATTCCTtctattaatgaaataaaagatgcTTTATTAAGTATTCCTATTGATACCAGCCCTAGCCCGGATGGTTTTGGTTCTGGTTTCTTTAGAGTTTGTTGGGATGTCGTTAAGGAGTATCTCTTAGACGCCATCTCTAATTTCTTCCATTCGCACTACCTTTCCATATTTTTCACTGCCTCttatattgttttgattctTAAGGTGGAGAAGCCTattggttttgataaatttaggcctattagcctGTGTTCTGTTTCCTATAAGATTTGTGCTAAGATCATTGTGGTTCGCATGACTTGTTTGCTTCCTAAGATGATATCTCAAAAGTAAGGGGCTTTCATTCCTAGTCGTcgcatttttgaaaatatcagtTTAACCCAGGAGATAGTTCATTCTATTCATAAAAGGCTATCGAGGGTAATGTGGTGATCAAGTTTGATATGTCCAAAGCTTATGATCGACTGGATTGGAGGTTCCTGTTACATGTCTTGCATGCTTTTGGTTTCTCTACTAAATTATGTGATTTAATTAAGACATGCATCTCCATGCCTTGGTATTCTATTATGATGAATGGCATGGCCCAATGATTCTTTAAAGGTGAGAGGGGTTTGAGGTAAGATAATCCTTTATCACCttatttgtttattgttttgcaAGAGGTTCTCTCTCGTCTTCTTAAGCACTCTTTTGATAGTGACCATATTGATCAGTTCTCTCAGGCTAGAAGAACCCCGCTTGTTTCTCATCTtatgtatgttgatgatattgtgatttttacaAATGGTGGGAAGAGATCGATGAAAGGTTTGATTCGGGTTTTGAACTCTTATGAAGATTGGTTGGGTCAGGTTCTtagtaaatatttttctctaaacatatttttgttGCTAGATAGCATTCCATTCTTTGTATTACTGGATTTTCTGAGGGATCTTttccttttaagtatttaagtgtgCCTATCGTGACTAGTAGACTGAAGGCCTCTAATTTTAGTGACTTGCTAGGAAacgttaaaaagaaaattgcagGTTGGAAAATGAAGTTACTTTTTGTTGGTGGGAGAACTGTTCGTTTGCGTCATGTTCTTTCTAGTATGGCCATTCATCTGCTTGCCGTTTTAAATGTCCCTAAGGTTGTGATCAGGGAATTGAACAAGCTTCTTAACTCTTTCTTTTGAGGAGAGTTTGAAGgaaaaggtaaaagaaaatGGGTGTCTTGGAAGAAGATCTGTTCGCCTATAAAAGGAGATTTAGGTATTAGAGACTTTGGAGATATTCAATGAGCCTTACACATGAAATTTTCCTGGCATTTGATGACAGGTCACTCTTTGTGGGCGGAGCTTTTCAAAGGTAAGTATGTTAGGGGTAAGGATCTTTCTCTTTTGACGCCTAATAAGAGTACTCTTTTTTGGAAGTCTATTGTTAATAGTATtccaaagattttaaataattctaaatggCTTGTGAGGGAGGGTAATCTCtctttttggtatgataattggGAGGAGGGTAGTCCCCTCCATGTCCACTACTCAGTTATCAATTTCATGATAATTAAGATTAAAGAATGTCGCATTGAAAATGGATGGGATATATCCCTCTCTTGGAAAGGCTTGTGGGTCAACATAAAGCAAATGAGTTGCATTAGTTTTTGGCTAGACGGAAAGAGGGGCAAGATGTTTTCATTTGGTTGAAGGAGAATGATGATAGTTTTCGACTAAAAGTGCTTTGGACTACATTAGGGTTTGGGCACCTCCTCTTCCTTGGTTCCATTGGATATGGCACAATAAACTCcctaaaaaaattttcattatgatgtggaaggctTCTAATAATTGCCTGAATGTGGATGCTAATATTAAAATGACTGAGATACCTATGGCATCTAAGTGTTATTGCTGTGAGCTGGAGGATCTTAATCACGTTCTTTGCATCGATGATTTTGTTAAACAAATTTGGCGCTTGGCATCAGTTCAATTAGGTGTGCATATGGGTATTTTTCGTACTTGGCAGGAACAAATTGATTTCTGGTTTCGTCGTGTTGGTAAGTCCACTCAAGTTAGGACTATTTTTGGTCTTCTTCTGTCTATTATTTCTTGGAAATTTTGGGATAGGCGTTGTAAAGCGAGGTATGATGGTAAGATTGACACGGTTGAGACGGTTTGGAATGCTATTAAGATTTGGCAGTTGAATAAGAATCCCTTGACGCTTCTTAGTCAAGATGTTGACATTCTGAAGATATTGTATATTCTGGTTATCCATCCTAATCTTAAAAAGGTTTCAGTGGTGATCTAGA contains:
- the LOC122311996 gene encoding chaperone protein DnaJ, which encodes MQMEPDRESLSYYGVLGVGMNSSAEELRRAYRKLAMQWHPDRWTKTPSLLGQAKRKFQQIQEAYSVLSDQRKRTLYDAGLYDPDDEQDEGFSDFLQEMVSLMKQTRREKKNYSLEELQRMLVEMAQGFESPTWFCGPSIVGNSGCSKRTRWETDQMPRRSSHLHTSSLGMFGSSGCCN